Part of the Camarhynchus parvulus chromosome 11, STF_HiC, whole genome shotgun sequence genome, CTGAGCTTCAGACACCCACATGGCCACAGCCTTGCACATGTGGATGATTACCACACTTGCTGGTGCCAACATCCATGGCTTTTCCCTTGCAGggcttccttcccctccttcaaGCACCTAGAGAGCCTGTTCTAAAACACCTAGAAACCTTGCACCCAGTAAGCTCAGACACTTACAGCAATGGACAGAGCCACAGTGTCCACAAAGGTCCTTTTTGGGTCCAAAGTGGCACTGGGAGAAAGGAGCATGACTTGAACTCCTGACTCTTCAGAGCTTCTATAGCTCTCCCCTGTCACTGCTGAGATTTCCCCCCCTTCACTCCTGCATGTTCCCAGTGCTAAGGCATCCACATAAACAAATGCTTCCCAGATTCTGCAGTGATGAACTGATGAAGCATAAGCATTAGGATGCATTAACTCTTTTCTGTCCCTATCAGAACATGCAGTACAGATGAAAGGTTATTCTGTGCAGAGAGCTTTTAATAGTAATACATCCTTTAGAGGAAATTACAAAGCTCAGGGAGCAGATGTTGAGCTCACTACACTTGCTTTGGGCCACTTTGCAATAAAAGGTAAGATGGCAAAAATAGAAGACTGCAAAGCAAGTCTGCAATGGCACTGACATGTCATTTAAGATGCTCTCTTTTAAACAGATGCCATCTGCAGACTTTAGAAGTACCATTAAGCACATGCCAGCTCCTTTTGTACATCCTACTGGGTTAAGTACTATTAGTTACAAGacaaaaacaacatttttgGCTGCTTGTTATCAGCTCagggtttttcctttctctcttcccaaaacccaaactatCACCCAACCCCACAGACATCAGGTGGTGGAAGTGCTTACTTCAGTTTTCAGACATGTAATTAACTGCTGTACTGGGAGCTAAACATCACCCTACAAGATAAGCTTCTAAAATAATCTCACATTCCCTGAGAAGATTCAAACACACTGCACTTTGAGATGTCAGTAATCATCTTAAGTATTAGATGATTCATCTGGGGGAAATAAGTCTGGTCCCACATGCCTGGTTTCTCCATAACCTGTAGTACAccagcagctgtgtttgcaggcCAAGATCAAAGCAGCAAGCACATCACAAacccagctgggatggaaagAGTGTTGATGTATCAGTGTAAATCCATTAAAACAATCCATTTTAAACACAGGTAAAATTGGCTGATAAATCAGGCAACCTGAATGAAATTGCATTCATGAGGTGACACTGATATCTACAAACAGAGATGTAAAACAGATTCCCTCAAACCCCAAGCAGGATTGCCCAAGCCTGGCACTCTAAAATGAAGATCCTGCCCACTTGCTTTACACACACTTATCTATTTGATTTGCTTCATGTTTTTCCCCACAGTTTGTGAGAGCCTATAGAAACAAGACTGGTCTTTTCTTATaccttccccctttttctttagGGCTAAGGTTTACACCTCACTCTCTGGAGGCAGTTTTGGCCTGTCTCCCTTTACACTGCTAACTGGGTTCCGTTCCTCAGGAATTTATAGAAGTGTGAAACTAACCTTCTGTGTTTCACAGCTCCTGCCAACAGCTTTGCCTGAGAAaatttgttcttgttttccaCTGACTTCATGGGCAATTTCTTCTCAGTTTCCTTCTTTGGGTCCATACTGACTCCCACTTTAGCGAGAGTGCTGTGAATTAAGGGTTAAGGATCAGCTGGGAAGGAATGGGGAGAACAGACATTTCCTCCCTGATATATTtagccagctctgctgacagcagtgACCGAAGTTCATTCACATATTCTATCCAAATATACTTATTTGTGATGACATTGAGCTGGTAGCCTCAGCCAGAAGAGAAGATAGTTTGCCCTCTGGGGTTGGAGCTCTCTCTGGTATCAGGACCAGCTCTCCCTGTGAGGAtgtccaggcagcagctgggagctgctgttttgAAGCCAGAAAGGTGTAACACAACACACCCAGCACCCATGAACACATCCACcatcctgcctttccctcaaggccttagaaaagcaaaaaggtCAGGCTggaccaaaacaaacaaacaaaccaaaaagacAATGCAGTACCTCCCTTCTATGGGGATCAACACATTTGTAATTCAAATTTGCTGCTCCACACTCTAATCCTTAGCAGAAAAGCTAAGTAGCAATTTATGCACTCACTTCCACTCCTCAAAGCCTCTttctgctgagcccagcagatTTCAGCCTAGCAAGACAGAACAGTTCCATTTTTTGGTTTGGTCTTTAGCACTCCACCTTTGCAGCTCATCTCTCTGTAAGGACCACAAGGATTCTACTGCTGGTCTGAGCACCAATCCCAGGAGAAAGGAGACTCTGATTAAGGGGAACTGTGGTCCAAGATTCATCCAAAAAAGACTAAAACTGCTCAGAAAAGCTAAGCAGATTAAAACAGTGTTAGCAAGGTGGAATGCAGCTGAAACCTACAATGAAGTGGAGAAGCTTAAGCAGGTTCTCAGATGGGATGAGAAAGAGCAGGGTGTGTTTATTAGGGCACACTCTGCACACACTGAACACATCTCCTTGTGTGATGAAGAGAAATCTGCCAAAGACCCTGTTTGTAGACGAGGTGCCAGGAAAGTCAcacaaaattctgcaaaaattttAACTGCACAGGCAaaggcaaattaaaattaacttagtttaaaagcatgtttttaaACTCAAATCTAGTGCTCTAACAGTCTCTCCTCTGGCTACAGTTCCACAAGCTGGAGTTTCACAGATGCCCCAGTCACTTCAGACTTATATTGGATAGTGAATTTCACATTGATGGCCCATGTATTTGAAGCCAtagctttttccccccactgaACATCTGAAAATCAAAAACTTCCAGACTTTGCTTTGAAGTGACACCCAGTCTCCAATCCCTTTACAGACAGGAATGTTCAGATGCCATTTGTTGTTTGATTTTCCTAAGGATACAGCACTAACCCAGACTGTTCCTTACTTCAACCAAAAGCCCTCTCAGCCCAAACCACTGTTcaattttatctatttttgaGATGGCACAAGAGTGCCATCCTGTGGCTGTCTGAAATCATCTGAGAGCTCCTCGTGCTGAACATGATTTGATGCTGCCACACAATTCTTCCACGGTCTGCAGTGTTCAACTGCCACATTCAGGTCCATTACCTTGTTATAGTCTAAGCCTGACTGAGGAACTCaaaggcttttcttttaaagatacCAAATTACAGGCTTTTAGCTTCCATCCAGGATGGCATTCTCCTAAAACTCCTCAACTAGAAAGGCACAGGACATTTTTAGTAGGTATTTTATACATCTTGCTGTCATTAGCAAATGTAATGCTATAGGCAGCCAAGAAGTGTTCCCTCTCAGGAAGACAACATTAGAAACAAACCTCTCAATCTTAAATATCAACTGCACTAAACAAGCTGTCCTTCAGTAAAGCCAGCTTCTTGGAGGGGGGACTGTTCCTACATTTAGACAGCAGTAAAGACAAGCTGATCTTGCTCTCAAATACTTCttggaaatgctttaaaaatatttgtaaatctTCATCTGAACAGGGGGCTCTGGATAAGGTAAGGAACAAACCAACCTAGTTACCCatgcaggagaaagaaaaattcctatTCATCCATGCATATGAATTTCTTATGCTCAAGAGtacattaaaatattccaaGGCATATTTATCCTGAGGATGTATAATTTTGTGATTGTTCaacctgaaaaattaagaaaaaaaatctctgtacTTGAATATTGACACAGTTTTTACCATGAAATTAATGCCTCTGGGTAGCTTAAATTAAATGCTATTGCAGGAAAAAGAGCAAATAGTGAAATCCATTGGGTTGACATTGCTCTTATTAATTTGGAAGAGCATTTAAACAGCACCTATAGATGCAGCACAGTGGTTTTTGTCACTGCAGTGATAAACCATTAGTAACAACCTGCAGAAGCAAAAACCACTTTTGCATTTCAGAACACCACCAAATATTTCAAACACAAgtcaagaaattaaattttctcaCAAGATGAGGTGACTATaaaacattttcccttcctccacTCCATCAGCAATAAGTTctaaagtttaatttttacagTAAGACTTCAGATTCAGAGCCACCAATACTACTAATCGTGCAAAAGACTGAGGTGAGATGGTCTGTACATCTTGATCAGGCTGTTCAGGGATCTCTGTGTTAAGTGGCCAATTCAAGGCAACTTAAGATTCCCTCAGGGCTGGTATGGCTCAGCCCAGATGTACATGACATGACAAGAGCTgtcagctgctcccacagcacaaTCTCACACTGCACAAACCTGGATCAGCCAGCCCCATGAGCAACCATCACCAAAACTAAATATATCCATGAATATTCCATGAATAGATCCAGCAAATCAAGAAAATACTCCAAATCCATCAGCTAACTGCAGCCTatttctgaagttaaaaaaatgcatcagGATTGCTTTTTCATAAACGCATTCCTGAGCTAATTGGGATGTTCTTCACAGGACACATGCTCCAAATTGTAAATCATTGACCAACACAAGGTAAGACCAATCTCTGTAGCACCAGCACTATTCAATTTTATTTGCTGACTGGTTTTGGTCACCTCCTTGTGTCCACAAACTCCTTCATCTTTACTAAAGCTTCCCTGAGCACTTGTGTTTTGTTCACCTATAAGTCAAAAGCAATCCAGCAAGGAAACCATCAGAGTCAGCACAGGTTCAGTAAACCtcaaaaaagcaacattttgcTTAGCACAGAAATTCTCAAATCATTCCAACCTCCCTTGACTGGCACTgattagagagaaaaaacatcCTCTATGATTTTCTAGCATATCTACAAGAAAATTAGTCAAATTTAACAGCAAAGCCAAACTGTCCTGCTCTTAATCCTGCCTACAAGTGTGCACTACCCAAAGGAACCAAGACTCCATGGGCACTGACTTCCCAGAAGAAAATCAGCACATCTGCACAGATGTATTTAATTTCTCACCCTGAAGGTATCAGTAAGGGAGAAATATCTAATACTCCAAGAAGAACAACAGAGAGAACAATCCACACattatttcaaacagaaatgttaaaatcaggcaatatacagttaaaaaaaagagcGTGTAATTTTCCATAAgaagataaaagcaaaatattagaaataatatACTGGCTTTTCTTTatgttctctttctcttttaaattatgGTATTTCATTACCtcagtaacagaaaaaaacaaaccccaaaaaatgacaACCAAGCCCCAAAACAATGcagaggggagaaggaaaggatcAAAGAAGTGGGAGTTGAGAGGGGGAATATCAAACATTGCAGGGGTCTATCAAAGCTACAGTGAAGACATTAAACTTTGGAAATGTATCACTATACACACTCTGTAAAGCAGCTTTATAAAAACAATGTCGACTGACAGAGCAAACTACAGTCCACTCTTACTCCTCTAGGTAACCACCAGCCACTTTAGTGCAAAGGATATTCTGTATTCATTTAATTCTTTCAGCTCTTCTTCCCTTCGTTGCTTTTCTAGTAGCTCTTGCTGCCGAGAAACCTCATCAAGGAAATGTGTCTCATCTTCATCTAAGCCTCTTACCATGTTTTCtgaataaagaaagaagaaatttgttGGTTTCAGACACCAAGTCTGTCTCCTCTGAATGTTCTTAAACCAACCAATAACTAAAAACACCACACTACTTCTTGCCTCAAAAATCTTGCCTCAGAAGAAGTACATTTTCTTAGAGCAAACAATTCCTACCTAATTAGTTTTAACACCTgttcagaaattttaaaatagtagaaacaaaacaactcctaatttccaaataaaatcaaagtcTTTCTAAACATGCTACCCTACTTTAAGGAAAGTACATGCTAGTGCAGCAGGAAGgtcttttatttcctgttctGAAAATGTTCGGAGCCTCTTaagcaaattatttaattagaaTGACAATAAAGATTATGTTTCAGGAAGACCAAATCCTGCTCTTTGTAGTCATCATCAGAAATCTTAGCCCAAACATTACCTTTAGTGTTCATTAAAGTTAAATTCCATATTTTAGGCTTTTACATGAAGTCACCGTATTTTTAATCTTCAACCCACACAGGCAAGCCCTAGTCACTTTGAGGGCAAACTAGGAAATCCATTTACACCCATAATTGGCAAGCTTGTGTCTGACAGAAAAGCTCTGGAAATCAATGATCATTTGAGGTTACTTTATAAAAGccaatccctgctccttccaacTCATGCAGAGCTCATTCATAAATCTTTCAGCAGTAACTTGTAGCACTCACTACTACTACTGAGGACCCCTCCAGAGAGCAAAAGCAGTGACACTCAGGACATTTTTTGAAGGAAGTGACATGaattaatctcattttctgcCTGACTCATCTGCAAACTAAGAGGAGCAGCCAGTGAGGTCCTTTGAGCTGAGATTTTATTGAGGTTACCTCCCAGGCACTCTGCAGCAGGTTTTGTTCTCCAGGTTAGCTGGTGTCTGATATTCTGCTGTGGTTGCATTAAAAGCAGAGGTGGGTTTATTGCTCAGGGCTACTTCCCATTCCAGTGCTTGGAATACCAAAGCAAAGCTGTTGCAGATCTAATATAACTGGCCAAGAAAAACTATTCATTTAGGCAGTTATTAGAAGCACTTCCTATTCAGGCTGACAGCAGTCAATTTTTGGGTGGCTCCTTCAGCAAGAATTGCTTAGTCATGTTACCAAAAATGACTGGGATCCAAAGTCTACTGAAGTTTACTGGAAAGAATTCTAGGTGGAAAGAATCCTGTAGGTCCAGCTGGAGACTTTAATGTATGAATGTTGCTATCTGTACTTGCCACTTTTCAAAGGGCAAGCACTTTTctataaaaccagaaattcaaACATTTCATTAGAAGAGTCAAACATCTACTTCTAAAGaatcaaaacatttaaatttacTTCTTCCAAATCATAATCTTAACTCTCAAATCACTTTTAGTCAAATAATTATTGCttggaaaaaattgaattttttttttttgtttttttttttagtatgcAATACAAGCTCAGTATTCAACACTTTGCATGCACACAGCTTGATAACTGCAAACACCTTTTGAGTTTTGCAAGTGTGCAGTGCTGCCTCAGCATCCAAAAGGTGCtcctttaaaaattcaggatttcAAAAATACTCTCCTGAAGCCTTTGTTTCCCTCTCAGAGAGGGAGACAAAACACACAGATATGTCCTTTGCTCAGAGGTTGTGCACAGCTGTTGCATACAACACACACAGTTTGCTGCTTACTGAATTTAAATTGCTCCTCAAactcctgctgcttcttttctctctgttcctgGAGCCTTTCATACAAGGACCGTGGGTCATATGCCTCCTCTGGGCATTCTGAAAGGAACAAATCAGGAAGGGAGACCATGTCAGAAACACTAAACCACCAACAGTTCTCATTTCCTTCATGTAAAAACCATTTCAATTATAGAATATAAAAAGacattacttttatttctatttctcacaaaagtgaaaaattctCAGATCTTTTTCCTGTAATTACTGACATGAGCAGCACTTcccctgcagagagcacagccccttcccacacAGTGCAGCCACCTCTGCTTCAAGATTTCAGTACCAGGGGCAAGGTGGAGATGCTCCAAGTACTCAGCCTAACAAGGAAACTCGTGGTCCTGACACCTGTAAGCCCAGGATGAAACAAACTGCTTCTCTCAGTCCTAGGCGTCTCCTTCTAGAATTTCTATTTCCCACAAAAGTGGGAAAGTGGAAGAAGTGGGAAAATTCGCAGCTCTTTTCCCTGTAATTACTAAATTGAGCCCATACCTTTTGGGTCCTCAGGTTTTCGGACCTTTTCCCATTCCTCTTGCCTCCTCTTTCGTCGCTCCTCTAGCTCTGCTTCAGACACGAACCTCTTGTTAATCACCAGGTCAGCAGTGCCATCTCCCCCTTCCATGGTGGAACAGTGTCTGCTAAAAACACAATCAGGAGTCTGATGATGCTTTTTAATGAGTGATTATTAAATATCCTGAAAAACAGACTGCTGTCCTCATAATAACTTCAGTTCTCTAAAGAACACTGCATGGTAAGCACTGACTGAGACACAAACTCACTGCATAACTGCTAAGACTTATAACCAACCTCTATTACTCCTTCTTTACTCTTTTTTCATAATTATGTCCTTCCTGCTAGTTGTCTGCCTCAGGCTGTTTTTCTGAAAGTCATGTTCTAATGGATTTACTTtgcttaaataaatattaaaaaaaataaaattaaacaccCTCACCTACACTCTcatccttttatttctgttcctccACATatgttctgaagaaaaataaagtgatgGCAAAACATCAAATCCCAAGTTCTTTTTGGCCAACCTATAAAAATTTGAGAAACCCTGCCTGTTTTCAGTTGTTGAATGCATGTATTTAGAAGAGATTAACagtgaaatttcagaaattagcaactcttctggttttggctgggacagagctaAACTTCTTAGTAGCTGGAacagctctggggtttgggcTTGGTGTGACAAGAACACTGATAACACCCTTGCAGTTTTAGCCTAAGTCAAGGACTCCCCAGTGTGTCACACTCAGCCAGTGAGGAGCTACACAAGAAGCTGTGAGGGAGCCAGGACAGCTGTcctgaactggccaaagggatattccacagaGCCATGACCACACAACACTGTGCCCAGGATATAAACTGGGGAACACTGCCTGGGAGGTCAACAGCTGAGTGAGAAAGGGCTGAAACAGAGCTGGGGTTAGAAAATGGAACAGCACTTcccctgcagagagcacagccccttcccacacAGTGCAGCCACCTCTGCTTCAAGATTTCAGTACCAGGGGCAGGGTGGAGATGCTCCAGTAGTCAACCTGACAAGGAAACTCGTGCTCTTGACACCTGTAAGCCCAGGATGAAACAAACTGCTTCTCTCAGTCCTAGGTGTCTCCTTCCAGAATTATTCTGCCAGCTCCATGCTAGACCATGAAGCCCCAATGCCTGTTTTTGTTTCAAGCCTGAACATCAAAACTGTACACAGAAGGGCAACATAAACACAACACACGAAGCTGTTCATTTAAAGACATGCAAACGTAACTTTTTCCTACTTTATTGTCTCCCTGGATAACTGCAGCAAGTTCAGGATTGCCCACAGTTCTGCCAAGTACTGTTCATTGGGGATCTCACCCTgcatttcagcacagaagagaTCTCAGAACTCTTCCAAGGAGGAGGGGATGCAGGAACCCAAACAAGGGAAGAAACCTGTTAATCATCCTTCTTTCATACCACAAGGAACCAGTCCTGCAGGAAGTCCTGAAATCCTTACAAAAACTGATACTTTTGTGGGGTATTGCttgtaacaaaaataaaaaaattgaggtCTCAGCAGAAATCCCAGTTAGAGCACTGGACAAATATTTGTTACAGCAGGATGCGTTCTTAAGGTTAGCATTATTAAAAGAAGTTAAGAGAAAAGAATTCTCTTaagagctggggacaggaagGACAGATCCAGGGCTGATGATTTTATCCTctttaaacttttctttctttctttttttaatatctacAAAAAATCCACCCTAAGACCCTAAGTCCACTTTCCAGAAAGCATGGAACATTTGCTCTTTGAGTGCAATTTCTGAAGTTGGTTCAAGCTGGAAACCTacagagaagataaaaattgAATCTCACTACTTAATACAGGTCCTGATCACAAGACCAGCTTTCCTATCCAAGTGCTGCAAACAACATAATTTGTTTCTCCACTTGTGTCATCTCAACCTATATATTTAGAGAGGACACAAAAGGTTCCAATACAATGGTGACAGAAAGTAATAAAAGCAAACTGAGAGAGGGATTCTGCAACAACACACTATCCTCTGGGGACTACAGCCTTCAGCAGCAAATCACCTGGATCAGTCAGTTCACTCAGACAATATATTTTAAGATACATAAATTGATGAATCAATTAAACCATGATTAAGGTTTAATTATGGCCTGAGATGCAGCAAAGGTGCTTCCAACACCAGCCTGAAAACTGGTGTCTGACA contains:
- the PSME3IP1 gene encoding PSME3-interacting protein — encoded protein: MEGGDGTADLVINKRFVSEAELEERRKRRQEEWEKVRKPEDPKECPEEAYDPRSLYERLQEQREKKQQEFEEQFKFKNMVRGLDEDETHFLDEVSRQQELLEKQRREEELKELNEYRSTLAKVGVSMDPKKETEKKLPMKSVENKNKFSQAKLLAGAVKHRSSDGGNSVKRLKLDTDHEEKNPEKPSCVSLGSSSVGGSTVHCPSAAVCIGILPGLGAYSGSSDSESSSDSEGTINSTGKIVSSVFRGNSFFDGP